The Gossypium hirsutum isolate 1008001.06 chromosome D03, Gossypium_hirsutum_v2.1, whole genome shotgun sequence genomic interval atttttgtccaccaacttaaccaatggtctaattaccatataaggacctcaaatttaaaatttcataacaattggacacctctaacatatagaattcaacttttgcattttttacaatttagtccttttgactaaattgagtgcccaaacgtcaaaattttcgaacgaaattttcacgaaatcattttgtgaaatcgttgaccataaaaatataatgaaaataaatttttttctcgtcgaattgGTGGTCCCGAatccactattccgactagccctaaattcgggctgttacatgttTTAGTGCAAATACATTGTAAacaatttgtttatgttaaatTTGTAGCTAAACTTTCAAGGGGAAAATTTTAGTGGAGAGAGTGATATTAGATAATGCATAGGAGTGAAGTTATAACTTGGTGAATGAGTTAAACTTAAATCATATCTTGTATTATTGATTGGTAGTAGATTACTTTTGAGAAAGGCCCTTAGACATAGAAAAAGGATCCAAACTACATAAAAATTCATCCATATCGTATTTTTTTCCTGTTTAAGTTGTTCATTTAGTTGCAACTTAATGCACAATTGACAAATAATTCAAGATTAACAATTGATATCAAAGTTAGAAAGTTGACGTATTAGGTGAAAGATCTTGCTGTTGAATTGCTTAAAGATGGAAGGTAACTTAATTTTGAGACCTTTTATGCTTTATGGCTTCAATTATGCCAATTAGAAAGCTCGGATGAGGGACTTTGTCAAGTTTTTAGATGAGAAAGTTTGGAAGGTTGTGTTAACTGGTTGAGAGCCTTCTACAACTAATGTTAGTGGTGTGAAAACTTACACACCAAAAACAACATGAACTGCAAAGGAAGATAAATTAGCTAATGCAAACCCAAAAGCCCTTAATGGTGTGgatttttagaaatttagaagGATCTCTAAATGCATTATTGCATAAAAAGCTTGGACAATTTTAAAAATTGCACATAAAGGGATTTTCACTATCAAATAGTCCAAACTCCAAATATTAACAATCGAGTTCAAAACTTATATGCTATTTTTAACCAATCATTTTCTTTTGGTGAGGAGTATTTGAATTCGGAGATGGTGCGCAAAGTGTTGAGGTCTCTCTCCAAATGTTTTGCAATTAAACTGACTCTTATAGAGGAGGCCAAAGACATTAATAGAATTAGGATTGATTGCAGACTTTTGATATTTCATGTTTGTAATATTAATGAATTTgaatatcatttaaattaacttatttttGAAGTCATAACATTATGTCCAAAATAGACGTGTTAACTTTTTGCAATTACTTATTACAAAACTACTAAAAACATGAAATCTTAAATTAAACCTCTCGAAAGTAATGCTAAACTAACCTTAacctttgattttatttattgataaaaattgaatattataaaaatagaattatttcttattttataatttgtgaaaataattaaGGCGGAcatcaaataaattgattttaatcCTATAGTAATGAGACAACTAACCATGAAATGTATTATAGTACCCCGACGGGATGATTAATAAGAGATGAGACGAGTCTCTTTTGGTCAAGAGAGTCGAAGCGGAATCCATAGGGCCGCCCAAACAAGCTGACATCAATTTCTGGAGGGTTTGAAAATTGGATCCATACTAGTCCATGGAGAAGAACACTAGAAGCATACGAATCGAGTGCCCTAAGCTGTTGATCACCCGAAATGAATCGGATCTCCAATGGTTAATCGGATCCCCATTTTTCCCTCCACTCACTATCATCTCCACCTTCAGATGCATCCATTCCAATTCCTCCGGCCCGGATTTCCCCAAGGAATCAGGTAAGCATCAAAACTCCCTTTTGGAAATATCTAAActtcaattttaatttgatttcttttaacCAAAAGTTCCATCATTTGATTCCGACTGGAACAGAGGAAATCAGGACGCTACTCTTGAAAGGATTCGATGTAATTGGAGCGTTAATTGTTGGAAAATCCGATCCCGAAAAGACAGCGGCGAGGGCTGTTGAAGCTGCTCGGAAATTGAAGAAACTTTTAACTGGAACAACAAAACTGGAAAATGAAGAGACGATCGGAGCTGTTGCTGATCCGGATACTGGGGATATTCGTTTCTTTTTATCAGAGACAGAGAGTTCGACGAACTTCGAGTTGGTTAATCCTGTTTCGTACGGTGATAATCCTGAGAAATTCGTCTGGGAGAGTGGTTGTTTACTACTCTGCCAGCTTCCAATTAAATTGCCTGTCTGTTATCCTGCAAACAAGCCCTCTGGTAGCCTCTTTTCTTTATCACTTTATCTATGTTTAGCTTAAATGTGtgcatttggtcattttttattgTGGTTGAAATTATTAAGTACTACTTCTCTATAATAGTTCAATGCTTGTCGAATCAGCTAAGCCGTTTATGGCAGTTTGAAGTCAATTGATACTGGTGTTTTGTTCAATGCTGAAAACCTGAAATTGTCAAGTATTCCTTAGGATTTTTGGTAATGGAGTATTGGTGATTTTATAGTTGTTGCTTATGGAAAGAGGGATTTTATTAGAGCAGATAATATTAGCAATGTATTTGGGGCTAGTTAAGTGTTTGTCAAATTTTAAAGCCAATTAGAGATGGTGAACTTAGAGGCGACAGTGATTTTTATGTGGATATTCTGTGTGCTATATACAAAAGCTATGTTGCCTTTgactcttctttttttcttgaaGTACTGGTGTTCGACATCTATGTCTGACACATTCTAACATGGTATGAAAATGACCCTCCAAATATACGTAAAAACTCAAAGTGGAATACACATTTGTCTGGGACATGTACCTGTACCTGAAAGGCTGAAACACCTGAGTCTAAGTAACATAGCATAAGCATTTATTCATTAAGCTTAGAGGTAACAGATGTGGTTAGTGAATCAACACTTAATTTGGAAGGATTTCTCAAGTGTGTTATTCTACCATGTTGGCTGCGGATCTGGACATGAAATTTTCATGCATAATGCATATGTACTTGTTGGAAATATCTCTGTAATTAATTTCCTTTGAAATTTTATGCTTGAACTTGTTCTATTATTTCCTCTTAGCATTCTAATGGGACAAGGTTCTTAATGACTTCAGATGCGGAGAGTATTTTCTCGCGTGCAATTGAAGCAGTTATTGCCAAGTTCAAAGACCCAAATGTTGTGTACCTGGTTAAAGCATCAAATAGAGCTTCTTTAGATGTAGTTCAACCTGTCATTCTTCGTGGTTCAGAATTGGATTTTGATGCGGCTGTAGCAAACATTGAGCTTTTGGATGAATCTGCTCAAAattctgagaaaaagcttttACGATGTGCACACTTTTGTTTAAAAAGTAAATCTACTTCACAGTTGTTGTCTGCTGAGGTAAAGAAATTAACTTAAGAATTATCCCATGTTATACTTTTACTGATAgggttattatttttttgttttttctcctTTTGGTAGCTTGTTTATAATGTGTTCCACTGCATCTATTGCAATGGCTGTTGGTATTAGTTTTTGTGAAATATGTTTCTGCTTAGAATGCAGATATAATCCAAATAAGTGTTCTGCTTAATAGATCTGAAAAGTCTCCAAAATGCAGTGCACCTGCTGTAGAATACTTTCCAGGTATTGCTTTCAATTTCACTGAAGTTGCTACTTATGTTTGTTTATCTCATCTAAGCCTGTTTTATACTCACAAGTTCCTAGTCAAGTTCTTTGTCTCCCTCACTAAATGCATTTTCTCCTGTCAGCTACGGATGAAACTAGACTTTTGATTGTGGATTTCAAGCTAGAAGTACTCTGTTATGCAGTCCAGGGCATCCCGTTGATGCATGCTATTTCAAAGTTAATCATCCCTGGGTTAATTGACCAGTTAATTTCTATGAAGAAAATGAACTTGCCTTATTTGTTAACACAGCATCCAGAGGTAACATTCTACATATCATTAGTAGGGTCTTTATGACTCCATATATCTTCTTCAGAAAGTGATATACATGATATTTTCTTTTACCTTGATTCCCACCTTTGTTTTCCTGTTTCTTCCCCATTGAGGTTCTCTCTGCTAGATTGTGAAATTTCATGTCATGCATTCTGCCTTCTGGTTGTTCAACTTAGGTAAAGCTTTCCAGTTTCACCATCTTCTTAAAGAATTTACTAACTTACTCAAAAATACGTTTCAAATCTATATAATCTATATACTGAACTAAGTTTTTGAAGGTTGAGTGTTAAAAGCCACAGAATTTTAAGCTAAACAGGCTGTGTAACACTCTCAGTACAACCGAATGGAATTCCAAGCCACAATTTGCTTTGACACCATGTGCATCTGATATAGacttgtccatgggccgggccacccaaaaagtgggagggtttaTCAGCTCGAAAAATGTGCTTGAATTTGCAAAAGAAAAAACTGCTGCTGATTTTTACTGTTTTGCCTCtgttttttcattgttttgctatcatttcactattatattattactattttgttgttattgtttggatattgtataactcttattttattattaattttactactattttagagtTATTTACTTGCTAAGTTGCACTTAGACCTGATCATGGCCCGGCCCGAAGGTCTGcctgaaatgtgggagggttCGGGCAAAAATATagacccgaaaaatgggcttggacaaaaaacgggccgggccttgggtaaggcattttttggcccgggccctgCCCGAATTCACTAAGGACAAAAAAatctgctcttttttttttttgaatgttattttcttgttgttttctccctattttgctaccattttacaaTTATgctgctactattttgttgttattgtttgaatattgtataaaacttattttattattaattttgttattattttaaaggcatttgttaattttgttattattttagaggcatttgcttgttaagttgcatttattttagtgttatttaagtatacatattttttaaaatttattttcaatttgttgggaaatatttaaaaattatataaaaataatataaaaaattaatacgggtggGTCGGGTCAGGCCCaggttttatcatttttattcgggtcgggtttgggaaaaattttaggcccatttttcgggctGGGCCGGGTTAAATGagcctgaatttttagttgagctTGGTCCAAATGCAGCCTggctcggcccggcccatgagcatctctagttgcacttatcttagtgttatttaagtatattttttttatttttttcatttgttgggaaatatttattttaatgtttttagtgtatttgatgtattatattttttaaaacttttttatataaaaaaaatttaatatgggccaGGCCAGGCttaggttttagcatttttattcagGGCAGACTTGGGCAAAACTTTACACCCATTTTTGGGCTGGGCTGGGGCCTAGAAAATGGGCCTATAATTTTTACTTGGCCCAGCATGAACccagcccggcccatggacaACTCTAGAATCTGATACTAGGGAATCTTGATTTATAGCATTAGCTTGTTATTTACGTTTAAAATCACTTATTAAGTCCTTATCCTCTATCTAAGAGATACATATTCTCTGTATAGTTCTGGCAATAACACTTTCAGGAAAGCCAGGACATAGTTTCATGCTGACAAGGTTCTTGATTGAGCattcaatttatataataattattaattaggcttactgaattttattttttatttttgttcctgaacttttttttttaattctaaaagatCTTTATTCTTGAATTTTATCTGTTTTGCAAATAAGTTGAAACTAATTGCATTTTGCAGCTACATCCATATCACTTTTGTCCACCTGGGATAGCACATCCAGTAACTGTTATCTATGAACTTAATTATGGGGAGACTGAAATGAAGCAAGGTACTTGGTAAACGTgaacttttgtttcttttgaagtATTCTGTTCTGAGTGGGATAGCAGAAATTTTTTCCCCTCCAGAAACTAATTATTCAAAGGATACAAAGTTCAGTACCATTAAGTATTAACTAGCtcaatttctttcaaaaaaaaaaaaaaaaactagctcAACTAGCTCATCTATTATCTTTTTTCCTCGTGTCATATCTACAAATAAAGCTACTTCATTGCTTATGCTCGATAAACCAATTCCCTCTTGGGAGGTAAAAGTAGTTTATTCCTATGGTGCATTCTCATAATCTCTGGCAAATATGGGGTGTTTGCCTTGAGCTGCTTTCCAACCTTGCTTATGGAGTACTATCTTTGTAccattaatataatttgtttgcGTATACTTATAGAAGGATTTTGATGAAAAACTAAGCTACTAGTTCATATCATGGCCTGAAGTGATCTTAATAATGTATTGGTAAAGTAAAGTCCACTCTGATTCTGGACCACATCTTGATTTTGTGTCGTTGTAATTTTTGTTTGGCAGTTGATGCTAGAAGATCCCTACATCTAAGGCTAGGGTTGCCATTTGATCGTCCTCTCTTAAGAATTGCCAATTCCCTGGATTTGTCTATAAAATCCCGTTCAAGCAACCTCTCAACAAGAAAAGGTAATTGTTGAAATAAAATATGTAACAGAAATTCAGGCATTTTTTTTATCCCACCCTTCCTCTTTCTTTATGTATCTGCTGCCATTAATTATGTCAGCTTGTATTTGGGGTAATAGCAGGCTCTTCTTTGCTTAAAGATGTGCATATCGGGATTCCTGGCAGTGGGGGTTAGTAGCTATAATCTCTTTTCTTCTGTTTACCTTTTTCCCTCTCCTCATTGTTAActttcttttagaaaaaaaagaagatgatTTTCCCCCCTTTTTTCTGCAGTCTCTGGAGGCAGTGTTTCTCTAGTTCAAGGTTCTTACGAGTACTATCATTATCTGCAAGATGGCTTTGATGATTCGGTAGGGGACTTTCTTCTTTTTAGTATCTTTTATGATTCTCGTATGGTTTAAAATAGTTGCTGTTCTGACAGAGTCATTATGCATCCATGTCAGTTATCTATTGGAGATCCATGCATACCTAGAAGTATAATTCTTATGGAGCAAGGTCATGCATGGTTGTCTGAGCTGAAGTATTATTTCTTTAATGGTTTCTAGATTTTCCAGTGTTGTTAAGAAGACGTGAAGCAAGTTTTCTGGTCAGAAGGCCTGTTTCACAGTCAATTATGAACATTATTATCTGCCTAATCTTCCATTTTTCTTAGCACATTTTAGTATTTCTCAGATCTTCTAGTCTCTTACTATTCTAATGATGCcaatatttgattttgattgtgGTCATCATTTGTGCCATGGTTCTTGACTAACTTATAAAGATGTCTTTCTAGGGATGGGGTTGTGCTTACCGCTCTCTTCAGACTATCACTTCATGGTTCAGGCTCCAACATTATTCATCTGTAGATGTTCCTTCACACAGGTATGAAGTGGGCAGCAAGCTAAGGTTTCTAAAgcttttatgattattttgttttgattttctcTGGTTGTTCCACTGAACATATTTTGACCTTTTGCCCATTTACATCCGACCAGAATCCAAGATTAATATTTTGCAAGGACTGATTATTTACATGTTTGGTCTATTACTCTCTGCTTAATGAATCCATTGCATGCCTTGCTTATACTTTGAATGCCGATGATATAATAtgattttgtttacttttttccTTAGGGAAATACAGCAGTCACTTGTAGATATTGGTGACAAGGATCCCGCTTTCATTGGTTCACGGGAATGGATCGGTGCAATTGAATTGAGCTTTGTTTTGGATAAACTTTTGGGTGTAAGTATACTGTTATTGTTTCAGAAAATTATGATTGATAGAATGTCACGACACTTGATTAACATTAGCTATGAGTATAGGAGATGGAATATTACAATCAAATCATGTTTGGACTTTGTTAATTATGCTTTAGGGACACGGATAGAAAGTGATATATTATAATGAAATCATGTTAGGTCTTTGTTAATTATGCTTTGGGCACtatttttattcatatatttAATGTTTGACAAGATGCTTTGTTTAACAGGTTAGTTGCAAAGTCATAAACGTTAGGTCAGGATCTGAGCTACCTGAAAAATGTCGAGAACTGGCATTACATTTTGAAACTCAGGGAACACCTATTATGATTGGTAATTAATGAGAATGCCAGTTTCTTTTAATTCATTGCGATCAGTTTGcttgtatttgtatttgtattaTGGTTAGGAATCTGTCATCTTGTGTTCTATTAGGGAAATAACATGATTTACGATCACACGGTTTTTAACTTTACCGGATGCAGGTGGTGGTGTTCTTGCATACACCCTTCTAGGAGTGGATTACAATGAAGCAACCGGAGAATGCGCATTTCTAATACTAGATCCCCACTATACTGGAAGTGATGATGTGAAGAAAATTGTAAATGGGGGATGGTGAGGATGGAAAAAATCAGTTGATAGCAAGGGAAAGAGTTTCTTTTTGCAAGATAAGTTCTACAATCTTCTACTTCCGCAAAGGCCTAACATGGTTTAGTTTTCTGATTTATTTAGGTAAACCAAAAGAAGTGATTATGAATTAGCAGCTTCAGAGATGGGAGAATTATGGCTTTATTACTAAATGCAAAAGGACCATAAATCCATAATTTTTCAACACGACTGAAGTTTAAGTTACAGTAACAATTTTGCATTGCTCACAGACCATGGACTATGTCGGATTCTTGTTCTTTGTCATTTGTCTATGCTTTGTAGTTTTCCTTTTTATAGTTTCTGGTAGATAGATAGCTTGTTATTAAAAATTTGGATAAActacactttaattattttttttgagtCAATTAATtacgaaaagttacaaaatggctatccaattattcatttttttttcattcaccaATTGGCTAACATAAAAATAGAAACACTTAACAATTCATGATAGTTGGATTACTAAAAAAGatattgaatagttgagtgattaatttgtaatttttcataattggatgatcaaaatgagaaaaaaaaacatagttgAGTGTAGTTTAATTCGGTTGGCAAGCTTGAATTTCGAAAGAAAGTTAAAAggtttacggaaaatattttttttttttgtatttttctaagTTTGTTTTACAGAAAACAACTTGTGTTAACAGAAAATGATTTGCAAGtcaatgtaaaataaattatttttcttataaaatgacttatcttttttaaaatcaatatcaTTTTTCAAGAAAGAGCTCAACAataggtaattttatttttatataaaaattaacttaaatcaagtttaatattattatattaaaaataaattttatttttatttttaaaaatatttaaaattattaaaatattaatataaaatattattattttcaatattattaaatatacatttttaattatttatatttagtcctataataaattattaatataattaatataatttattattttaataaattatttaatatttcaaatttattttaataatagattttaaaataataattttaaataatattcctcatatattattgaaaatattcaatattaatattttaataaatatttattacaattataaatatattaataaatgttttgtagtataaaagtatgtactcttcacaaatttttaatttagtttttgtacttttattttcaagaatttagtctatctacttttcagatttaaaaatcaagtctaattgttaacattgttaaattttttttgtcaattttgttgatgttacatttttaaataaaaatactcacttggtagtcatgtaactaaaaaatgatgttgtaatgaacttgaatttaacaaaatatttttaatatatgcaaaaataatgtaaaatatagatttataaatataaaataaactcaattaaacaatgaaaagataagaaaatcttaaatgtatgtttgtttcattgaaaacaacttttatgaaatatttttaagaaataccTGTCAAATAACAGGAAATAGTTtatacagattcatccaaacactagaaaatattaattttttcaggaaagtaagtcatttttcagaagttatttttagtgaaacaaaCAGACTCTAACATAAATGCAATGTTGATGTGAAAATCCTAAAATATTAAGGGTGTGTTTGTTTAACagattatttttttgaaatttttttatgtttgtttcataaaaaataattttatcaaaagcAAAATGATTTAAAGTAAATAGAaagtaagtttttatttttatttttggaaaagagttgtaatttgatttttatataaaagaacttaaatattttttatattaaaataaaatcttaaaaatattactcttaaaatattatgattttcagtattattaaacaataatacttgtatttaatgatataataaattattaatataattttattaatttaatacaattatttaagattataatattattttaataataaaattt includes:
- the LOC107949714 gene encoding probable Ufm1-specific protease isoform X2 is translated as MEKNTRSIRIECPKLLITRNESDLQWLIGSPFFPPLTIISTFRCIHSNSSGPDFPKESEEIRTLLLKGFDVIGALIVGKSDPEKTAARAVEAARKLKKLLTGTTKLENEETIGAVADPDTGDIRFFLSETESSTNFELVNPVSYGDNPEKFVWESGCLLLCQLPIKLPVCYPANKPSDAESIFSRAIEAVIAKFKDPNVVYLVKASNRASLDVVQPVILRGSELDFDAAVANIELLDESAQNSEKKLLRCAHFCLKSKSTSQLLSAENADIIQISVLLNRSEKSPKCSAPAVEYFPATDETRLLIVDFKLEVLCYAVQGIPLMHAISKLIIPGLIDQLISMKKMNLPYLLTQHPELHPYHFCPPGIAHPVTVIYELNYGETEMKQVDARRSLHLRLGLPFDRPLLRIANSLDLSIKSRSSNLSTRKGSSLLKDVHIGIPGSGVSGGSVSLVQGSYEYYHYLQDGFDDSGWGCAYRSLQTITSWFRLQHYSSVDVPSHREIQQSLVDIGDKDPAFIGSREWIGAIELSFVLDKLLGVSCKVINVRSGSELPEKCRELALHFETQGTPIMIGGGVLAYTLLGVDYNEATGECAFLILDPHYTGSDDVKKIVNGGW
- the LOC107949714 gene encoding probable Ufm1-specific protease isoform X1 produces the protein MEKNTRSIRIECPKLLITRNESDLQWLIGSPFFPPLTIISTFRCIHSNSSGPDFPKESEEIRTLLLKGFDVIGALIVGKSDPEKTAARAVEAARKLKKLLTGTTKLENEETIGAVADPDTGDIRFFLSETESSTNFELVNPVSYGDNPEKFVWESGCLLLCQLPIKLPVCYPANKPSDAESIFSRAIEAVIAKFKDPNVVYLVKASNRASLDVVQPVILRGSELDFDAAVANIELLDESAQNSEKKLLRCAHFCLKSKSTSQLLSAENADIIQISVLLNRSEKSPKCSAPAVEYFPATDETRLLIVDFKLEVLCYAVQGIPLMHAISKLIIPGLIDQLISMKKMNLPYLLTQHPELHPYHFCPPGIAHPVTVIYELNYGETEMKQVDARRSLHLRLGLPFDRPLLRIANSLDLSIKSRSSNLSTRKAGSSLLKDVHIGIPGSGVSGGSVSLVQGSYEYYHYLQDGFDDSGWGCAYRSLQTITSWFRLQHYSSVDVPSHREIQQSLVDIGDKDPAFIGSREWIGAIELSFVLDKLLGVSCKVINVRSGSELPEKCRELALHFETQGTPIMIGGGVLAYTLLGVDYNEATGECAFLILDPHYTGSDDVKKIVNGGW
- the LOC107949714 gene encoding probable Ufm1-specific protease isoform X3, which produces MEKNTRSIRIECPKLLITRNESDLQWLIGSPFFPPLTIISTFRCIHSNSSGPDFPKESEEIRTLLLKGFDVIGALIVGKSDPEKTAARAVEAARKLKKLLTGTTKLENEETIGAVADPDTGDIRFFLSETESSTNFELVNPVSYGDNPEKFVWESGCLLLCQLPIKLPVCYPANKPSDAESIFSRAIEAVIAKFKDPNVVYLVKASNRASLDVVQPVILRGSELDFDAAVANIELLDESAQNSEKKLLRCAHFCLKSKSTSQLLSAENADIIQISVLLNRSEKSPKCSAPAVEYFPATDETRLLIVDFKLEVLCYAVQGIPLMHAISKLIIPGLIDQLISMKKMNLPYLLTQHPELHPYHFCPPGIAHPVTVIYELNYGETEMKQVDARRSLHLRLGLPFDRPLLRIANSLDLSIKSRSSNLSTRKGSSLLKDVHIGIPGSGVSGGSVSLVQGSYEYYHYLQDGFDDSGWGCAYRSLQTITSWFRLQHYSSVDVPSHREIQQSLVDIGDKDPAFIGSREWIGAIELSFVLDKLLGVSCKVINVRSGSELPEKCRELALHFETQGTPIMIGGGVLAYTLLGVDYNEATGECAFLILDPHYTGSDDVKKIVNGGW